The nucleotide window TTATCTTTTGATCAGCAAAAATGTTCTTTCAAAAGTCGATGTATTATCGTTCATGACCATCAGTTTATTCGCTTCCAGTATTTATTTAGGAATTCTCTGTTATAGTTTGGATCAACCTTTTACCGGATTTTCAGATGCCGGCTGGTTTGTGTTGGTCCTTCAGGCATTAATTTGTCAACTTTGTGCTTGGCTTTCTATCAGTTATGCCACGCAACACATGCCTGCGACGAGAGTTTCATTGAGTTTATTAAGTCAGGCCGTAATTACTTCTATCTTGGCTTGGTTCTTTTTGGAAGAAAAAATAACTTTACAAATGGTTTTCGGCGGAATTATTCTACTTTTCGGAATCCGAATTACCTTTTACGATAAGGTCTTTTCTTTGAAAAGACTTTTTTCTAAGAACTAAAACAAAAATCATGTCAAATACAAACTCTATATCGAACTTAAAAGTCATTGCCTTCGACGCTGACGACACCTTATGGGTCAACGAAACCTATTTTGATGAAACCGAGAAAAAATTCTGTGGTTTGATGGAAGATTATTTGTCGCATCAAGGGATTTCAAAAGAACTATTCAAAATCGAAATCGATAATCTCAAATTATACGGTTACGGAATCAAAGGCTATATTCTTTCGATGATAGAAGCGGCGATAAAAATTTCGAACAACACCATTCCAATCGAAGTCATCGAAAAAATAATTCAATACGGAAAAGAACTGCTCGAAAAACCGATTGTTTTATTGGACGGAGTTGAGGAAACTTTACAAGCTTTACACAGAAAATACAAATTGGTCGTTGCCACCAAAGGCGACTTGCTGGATCAACGCCGAAAGTTGCACAATTCGGGCTTAGGGCATTATTTTCACCATATTGAAGTGATGTCGGACAAACAAGAAGTCGATTATTCGGATCTGATCAAACGCTTGGAAATTAAACCCGAGGAATTCTTCATGATCGGCAATTCCCTAAAATCAGATGTATTGCCTGTTTTAACAATTGGCGGACATGCCGTTCATATTCCTTTTCACACTACTTGGGCACATGAAAAAATCGATCATAAAGTGGAACACAAAAATTTTAAGACATTTGAAAAAATAACAGAAGTCTTGACAATATTGGAAACCTGAGAGTTCTTTTTTAAAAAAACAGTCCTAGCAAAAATGCTTTTTATTTAGTATTTTAGCTAGGCTTTTTTAAATAAAAGTTGCTTATCATTAAAGTTCACATTCCGACGAAGCCTATCATCCCTAAATACCATATAAATGAGAAAAATTTTAGATTTGGACAATTGGAATCGAAAAGATCATTTTCTTTTTTTTAAACAAATGCAGGAACCTTTTTTTGGGGCAAACGTAACCATCGACTGCACCAAAGCTTATGACAAGGCAAAGTCACTGGGTACTTCTTTTTTTATTTATTATTTACACAAAACCCTAGTGGCGGTCAATGCCTTTG belongs to Flavobacterium aquiphilum and includes:
- a CDS encoding HAD family hydrolase — encoded protein: MSNTNSISNLKVIAFDADDTLWVNETYFDETEKKFCGLMEDYLSHQGISKELFKIEIDNLKLYGYGIKGYILSMIEAAIKISNNTIPIEVIEKIIQYGKELLEKPIVLLDGVEETLQALHRKYKLVVATKGDLLDQRRKLHNSGLGHYFHHIEVMSDKQEVDYSDLIKRLEIKPEEFFMIGNSLKSDVLPVLTIGGHAVHIPFHTTWAHEKIDHKVEHKNFKTFEKITEVLTILET